Proteins encoded within one genomic window of Zootoca vivipara chromosome 12, rZooViv1.1, whole genome shotgun sequence:
- the CRTAP gene encoding cartilage-associated protein isoform X1 — protein sequence MWRLVCARRPPLLLLAAPALLLLLLLLLCLLAPGCRAQFERYSFRSFPRDELMPLESAYRYGLDQYSAEKWPESVSYLEVSLRLHRLLRDSEAFCHVNCSSARARDYEGEGGGDPGRFDGFEELRFFGDLLRRAQCLKRCKQGLPAFRQSQPSREVLAEFQQREPYKFLQFAYFKANNFPKAIAAAHTFILKHPEDEMMKRNMAYYKSMPDAEDHIKDLEIKSYENLFIRAVKAYNGENWRTSITDMELAIPDFYKAYDDCIAACEGSREITDFKEFYLSIADHYIEVLECKLKCEIDLTPVIGGYVVEKFVATMYHYLQFAYYKLNDVRNAASCVVSYMLFDQTDGVMKQNLVYYQYHKDKWGLTDEDFQPRPEAVRYYNITTLQREMYEFAKEHVMDDDEDEVLEYLDELLEVDGGTQ from the exons ATGTGGCGCCTCGTTTGCGCGCGGCGGCCGCCGCTTCTGCTTCTGGCTGcgccggcgctgctgctgctgctgctgctgctgctttgcctgcTCGCTCCGGGCTGCCGGGCGCAATTCGAGCGCTACAGCTTCCGCAGCTTCCCCCGCGACGAGCTGATGCCCTTGGAGTCCGCCTATCGCTACGGCCTGGACCAGTACAGCGCCGAGAAGTGGCCCGAGAGCGTCAGCTACCTCGAGGTCAGCCTGAGGCTGCACCGCTTGCTGAGGGACAGCGAGGCCTTCTGCCACGTCAACTGCAGCTCGGCCCGAGCCCGGGACTATGAGGGCGAAGGCGGCGGCGATCCCGGGCGCTTCGACGGCTTCGAGGAGCTGCGCTTCTTCGGCGACCTGCTGCGCCGGGCGCAGTGCCTCAAGCGCTGCAAGCAGGGCCTGCCGGCCTTCCGCCAGTCGCAGCCCAGCCGGGAGGTGCTGGCCGAGTTCCAGCAGCGGGAGCCCTACAAGTTCCTGCAGTTCGCCTACTTCAAG GCAAACAACTTCCCAAAAGCCATTGCAGCAGCACACACATTTATCCTGAAACATCCTGAAGATGAGATGATGAAAAGGAATATGGCATACTACAAAAGTATGCCTGATGCTGAGGACCATATTAAAGATTTGGAAATAAAATCATATGAG AATCTCTTTATCAGGGCAGTAAAGGCCTACAATGGAGAAAATTGGAGGACTTCCATCACAGACATGGAGCTGGCAATTCCTGATTTCTACAAAGCCTATGATGATTGCATAGCTGCCTGTGAAGGCTCCCGGGAGATTACGGATTTTAAAGAGTTCTACCTGTCCATAGCAG ATCACTACATTGAAGTTcttgaatgcaaactgaagtgCGAAATTGATCTCACGCCAGTCATAGGAGGCTATGTTGTGGAGAAATTTGTAGCCACGATGTATCACTACTTGCAGTTTGCCTATTATAAAT TGAACGATGTGAGAAATGCCGCCTCGTGTGTTGTTAGCTACATGCTCTTCGACCAGACGGACGGAGTGATGAAACAGAATCTAGTCTATTATCAATACCATAAGGACAAATGGGGACTCACGGATGAAGACTTCCAACCTAGACCT GAAGCTGTTCGGTATTACAACATAACAACACTTCAGAGGGAAATGTATGAATTTGCCAAAGAGCACGTGATGGATGATGATGAA GATGAAGTATTAGAATACCTTGATGAACTCTTGGAAGTGGATGGTGGAACACAGTGA
- the CRTAP gene encoding cartilage-associated protein isoform X2 has product MWRLVCARRPPLLLLAAPALLLLLLLLLCLLAPGCRAQFERYSFRSFPRDELMPLESAYRYGLDQYSAEKWPESVSYLEVSLRLHRLLRDSEAFCHVNCSSARARDYEGEGGGDPGRFDGFEELRFFGDLLRRAQCLKRCKQGLPAFRQSQPSREVLAEFQQREPYKFLQFAYFKANNFPKAIAAAHTFILKHPEDEMMKRNMAYYKSMPDAEDHIKDLEIKSYENLFIRAVKAYNGENWRTSITDMELAIPDFYKAYDDCIAACEGSREITDFKEFYLSIADHYIEVLECKLKCEIDLTPVIGGYVVEKFVATMYHYLQFAYYKLNDVRNAASCVVSYMLFDQTDGVMKQNLVYYQYHKDKWGLTDEDFQPRPEAVRYYNITTLQREMYEFAKEHVMDDDEVSPVEQYHCVK; this is encoded by the exons ATGTGGCGCCTCGTTTGCGCGCGGCGGCCGCCGCTTCTGCTTCTGGCTGcgccggcgctgctgctgctgctgctgctgctgctttgcctgcTCGCTCCGGGCTGCCGGGCGCAATTCGAGCGCTACAGCTTCCGCAGCTTCCCCCGCGACGAGCTGATGCCCTTGGAGTCCGCCTATCGCTACGGCCTGGACCAGTACAGCGCCGAGAAGTGGCCCGAGAGCGTCAGCTACCTCGAGGTCAGCCTGAGGCTGCACCGCTTGCTGAGGGACAGCGAGGCCTTCTGCCACGTCAACTGCAGCTCGGCCCGAGCCCGGGACTATGAGGGCGAAGGCGGCGGCGATCCCGGGCGCTTCGACGGCTTCGAGGAGCTGCGCTTCTTCGGCGACCTGCTGCGCCGGGCGCAGTGCCTCAAGCGCTGCAAGCAGGGCCTGCCGGCCTTCCGCCAGTCGCAGCCCAGCCGGGAGGTGCTGGCCGAGTTCCAGCAGCGGGAGCCCTACAAGTTCCTGCAGTTCGCCTACTTCAAG GCAAACAACTTCCCAAAAGCCATTGCAGCAGCACACACATTTATCCTGAAACATCCTGAAGATGAGATGATGAAAAGGAATATGGCATACTACAAAAGTATGCCTGATGCTGAGGACCATATTAAAGATTTGGAAATAAAATCATATGAG AATCTCTTTATCAGGGCAGTAAAGGCCTACAATGGAGAAAATTGGAGGACTTCCATCACAGACATGGAGCTGGCAATTCCTGATTTCTACAAAGCCTATGATGATTGCATAGCTGCCTGTGAAGGCTCCCGGGAGATTACGGATTTTAAAGAGTTCTACCTGTCCATAGCAG ATCACTACATTGAAGTTcttgaatgcaaactgaagtgCGAAATTGATCTCACGCCAGTCATAGGAGGCTATGTTGTGGAGAAATTTGTAGCCACGATGTATCACTACTTGCAGTTTGCCTATTATAAAT TGAACGATGTGAGAAATGCCGCCTCGTGTGTTGTTAGCTACATGCTCTTCGACCAGACGGACGGAGTGATGAAACAGAATCTAGTCTATTATCAATACCATAAGGACAAATGGGGACTCACGGATGAAGACTTCCAACCTAGACCT GAAGCTGTTCGGTATTACAACATAACAACACTTCAGAGGGAAATGTATGAATTTGCCAAAGAGCACGTGATGGATGATGATGAAGTAAGTCCAGTAGAGCAATACCATtgtgttaag taA
- the TMPPE gene encoding transmembrane protein with metallophosphoesterase domain yields the protein MIFKQLSLETKAAAVAGVVFFSMIASRTFLAERIEEKSLRWLVRLQMLLFVNALMLIGSLHIWRRLVTVFYRLPTAMLSCFTLWKTAVLMFLILAHSSFFTALLLVAEEPYFFSLAAHTCLGGYILLIFCLFALGSLEQAYKLLFQRQAKMGSVSKNCKLAIKPALAVVLTVVLTVLGLLNASQPPAVKSVAIPLHKLPPSMDQLKVVLLSDIHLGPTVGKTKLEMVIKMVRTLKPDITVIVGDLTDSDVKGLGHAAKPLGMLNSPLGTYFVTGNHEYYTSDVNSWFEVLKSLNIRPLHNENIKIASPKGRSADWFCLAGVDDIEAKAMHYPGHGMDLNKALADCGTDHAIILLAHQPLAAKWALQARPDINLILSGHTHGGQIFPLNIAAYFLNPFFVGLYKVGQNTFVYVSPGTLYYGMPMRLGSRAEITEIILRSHSSV from the coding sequence ATGATCTTCAAACAGTTGTCACTTGAAACTAAGGCTGCAGCAGTTGCTGGAGTTGTCTTCTTCTCCATGATAGCATCTCGAACATTTTTGGCTGAAAGGATTGAGGAGAAGAGTTTGAGGTGGCTGGTCAGACTTCAGATGTTACTATTTGTTAATGCCCTGATGCTCATAGGATCGCTTCACATATGGAGAAGACTTGTGACCGTGTTCTACAGATTACCAACTGCCATGTTGTCCTGTTTCACCTTATGGAAAACAGCTGTGTTAATGTTCCTGATTTTGGCACACTCGAGCTTTTTTACGGCTCTGCTGCTTGTGGCCGAGGAACCGTATTTCTTTTCTTTAGCTGCTCATACCTGCCTCGGAGGGTACATCCTCCTTATTTTCTGCCTCTTCGCCCTAGGCTCCTTGGAACAAGCTTATAAGCTCTTGTTCCAAAGACAAGCAAAGATGGGCAGTGTCAGTAAAAATTGCAAACTGGCAATAAAGCCAGCTCTAGCGGTTGTGTTGACAGTTGTGTTGACTGTCCTGGGACTCCTCAATGCTTCCCAACCTCCTGCCGTGAAGTCAGTAGCGATTCCTCTTCACAAACTGCCACCGTCTATGGACCAATTGAAGGTGGTCTTGCTTTCAGATATACACCTGGGGCCAACCGTTGGCAAGACCAAACTAGAAATGGTTATAAAAATGGTTAGGACTTTGAAACCGGACATCACGGTGATTGTGGGTGACTTGACTGATTCTGACGTGAAAGGCCTTGGGCATGCTGCGAAACCTCTTGGCATGCTTAACTCCCCACTGGGAACTTATTTTGTCACAGGCAACCATGAGTACTATACCTCTGATGTCAACAGTTGGTTTGAAGTGCTGAAATCACTAAACATCCGCCCTCTGCATAATGAGAACATCAAAATTGCGTCCCCTAAGGGTAGGAGCGCCGACTGGTTTTGTCTGGCAGGGGTAGACGATATCGAGGCTAAGGCAATGCATTACCCTGGCCATGGGATGGATTTAAATAAGGCTCTCGCAGACTGTGGCACAGATCATGCCATCATTCTTCTTGCCCACCAGCCACTTGCTGCTAAATGGGCTCTCCAAGCTCGGCCAGATATAAATTTGATCTTGTCTGGGCATACTCACGGAGGGCAGATATTTCCTCTGAATATTGCTGCCTATTTCTTGAATCCATTCTTTGTTGGCTTGTACAAGGTCGGACAAAACACCTTTGTGTATGTTAGCCCTGGGACTTTGTATTATGGAATGCCAATGAGACTGGGAAGTAGAGCAGAAATAACAGAGATAATTCTGCGTTCTCACTCATCAGTATGA